A window of Trachemys scripta elegans isolate TJP31775 chromosome 9, CAS_Tse_1.0, whole genome shotgun sequence genomic DNA:
CACTTCCTTCTCCTTGGGGGATGTTTATGCTCCCTTTGCAAGAGTCCCAGCATCTGTTGGCCCAGAGAGATATCAGCAGTGGGAACCAGACTCCAGTCTCCCACCTGCAGGACAGCACATTACTTTTAGACCACTCTGTCCATCCCATAGTTTGAGGAAAAGCTGTGTTTTCACAGTGTCTGCACATATAAATGCATTACTTGCTGTAAGAAAGGCATAAAGTGTTCAACAAACCCTATTACAGGATCTTATTACTCAAAGTGTAAATGTAATAGTCCAGTGATTATTATTCATAAGAAAAAACATCTTATTTTCACACTTGgaatgtatttttcactgcaaatATGAAATACATAGTGATGAAAAGGGGAATAATTCTTCCTGATTTTCATGTATTTCTAATAACCTAACATGTCTCAGTTGTGACTGTGCCACTTGAATCGTAAATTATGTGGTAATCCCCTTTTCAATATGGTgtagtttttcttttctctacaCGGTACAGATTGTACCCTTGTCTTGCTCTGCTGAACTGGGGATTAAGTCCCCTTATCCTTTTGCTTGTCCTCCCCAAATCTCGGGTACAGGCTTGTTGTGGGGCACACCCTTAGCTCTGTGGATACTGCCCTTATGTGAGCATGGGGTCTGATGTAAGTTGAGCCTTGGCatctcttccctctgcccccccctcccccccgccccgctagGTGTAAAATAGGAAGTAAGCCATATGTTTTCAGGAGTTGCAGTAATTTGAGCTGGAGCTGTAAAAGGAACCTTGATGCTCTGAAACACCATTCCTGCTCAGGCCTGCTACTAGGGAGGCACAGGTACACACAGCTCTGTGCTAAAGGCTAACGGCTTAATCTAGCAGTATAAATACACCTATAAAGGTATTTTCATGGGATCCCCTGTAAAGATGTGTATCTGTTTGTAATatattttcataataaaattgTTCCCCTTTCTGTGTCTTCTAGGGTCAAAATGTATTTGGACTTGATATAATTGAAACACCTGAGGGAGACAAATGGCCCCAGTTGATTGTCCAGCAGATCCTGGACAGGGAGCAGAAAGACACATATGTGATGAAGATTAAAGTTGAAGATGGTGGAACACCTCCCAGATCCAGTACAGCCATCCTACAAGTAACAGTTACTGATGTGAATGACAATCGCCCAGTCTTTAAGGAAAATGACATTGAAGTTAGCATTCCAGAAAATGCTCCAGTGGGCACCTCAGTTTCTCAGCTCCATGCCACTGATGCTGATCTGGGCTCAAATGCACAGATCCACTTCTTTTTCAGCAATCAGATCTCCAGTCTGGCCAAAAGGCTCTTTGCCTTAGATAACACCACTGGCCTCATCACAATTAAGGAACCACTGGACAGGGAGGAGTCACCCATACACAAGTTAACTGTTTTGGCAAGTGATGGCAGCTCAATTCCATCAAGAGCAACAGTGACAGTAAATATCACAGATATTAACGATAATGTCCCATCCATAGACACAAGATACATCATCAATCCAGTGAATGGGACTGTGCTCCTGTCTGAGAAAGCGCCGCTCAATACAAAAATTGCCCTGATTACAGTAATGGACAAGGATGCTGATCTGAATGGAAAAGTTACCTGCTTCACAGACCATGATGTCCCTTTTAGGTTAAAGCCAGTGTTTGATAATCAGTTTCTATTGGAGACTGCCACATTTCTAGACTATGAGGCTACGCGAGAATATGCTATTAAAATAGTGGCCTCTGATTCAGGGAAACCTCCCTTAAATCAGTCTGCAATGCTGCTGATCAAAATCAAAGATGAGAATGACAATGCCCCAGTTTTTACCCAGCCTGTCATAGGACTTTCCATTCCTGAGAACAATGCTCCTGGTACCCAGCTGACCAAGATCAGTGCCACAGATGCAGACAGTGGACGCAATGCTGAGATCAGTTATATGCTGGGTTCAGATGCACCCCCCATTTTCAACCTGGATCGCCGCACAGGAGTTCTGACAGCAGTGAGAAAGCTGGACAGGGAAAAGCAGGACAGGTACTCCTTCACTGTACTGGCTAAGGATAATGGGATGCCACCATTGCAGACCAATGCTACTGTGACACTATCAGTTCTGGACCAGAATGACAACAGCCCTGCTTTTACCCACAATGAATATAATTTCTATGTGCCAGAAAACCTGCCCATGTATGGCACAGTGGGGCTCATCACAGTTACTGACGCTGACTCTGGAGAGAATGCTGCAGTTACTCTCTCTATATTAAATGGCAGAGAGAATTTCATTATCGATCCACTTACTGGTGTAATAAGACCCAATATTACATTTGATAGAGAGCAACAAGGTTCTTACACTTTCCAGGTGAAGGCTGTCGATGGAGGAAGAGTGCAACGCTCTTCCACTGCCAAAGTGACCATAAATGTAGTTGACGTGAATGACAACAGACCGGTTTTTGTCATCCCTTCATCCAACTACTCCTATGACTTAATTCCCACAGCCACCAATCCAGGATCCGTGGTGACTAAAGTCTTTGCAGTTGACAATGATACAGGGATGAATGCAGAGCTCCGCTACAGCATTATAGGTGGGAACTCAAGAGGTTTGTTTACAATCGATCAGTTAACAGGCAACATTACTTTGAAAGAGAAGGTAATCACAGCAGATCATGGCTTACACAGGCTAGTGATAAAAGTCAATGATTTAGGACAGCCAGAGTCTCTCTATACCATAGCACTGGTGCATTTATTTGTGAATGAGACCATCACCAATGGTTCATACGTGCAGGAGCTGGTGCGCAGAAATATGGAAACACCAGTGGGCCAGAATGTTGGGGATGGTGAGATAACCCCACAGACCAATGACTATGTCAAAATCATCATTGCTATAATTGCAGGCACCATGACAGTCATCCTGGTCATTTTTGTCACTGCTCTGGTACGATGCCGCCAGACACCCCGGCACAAGGTTGTCCAAAAAAGCAAGCAGAGTGGGGAATGGGTCTCCCCAAACCAGGAGAACCGACAgatcaagaagaagaagaagaaaaagaagcgcTCTCCTAAAAGCCTCCTTCTCAACTTTGTGACAATTGAAGAATCTAAGCCCGATGATCCAGCCCATGAGCATATAAATGGCACTTTAGACATTCCTGTAGAGCTTGAAGAACAGACTATGGGAAAATATAACTGGGCCACCACACCAACCACATTTAAGCCTGACAGCCCAGATTTAGCAAAGCATTACAAGTCTGCCTCTCCACAGCCCACCTTTCAAATTAAACCCGAGACTCCTGTACCCCCTAAGAAGCACCATGTCATTCAGGAACTGCCTCTGGATAACACCTTTGTGGTGGGTTGTGACTCGCTCTCCAAGTGCTCCTCAAGCAGCTCGGACCCTTATAGCGTCTCCGAATGCAGCTGTCAAGGTGGCTTCAAGACCCCAGGCCCCATCCACACCAGACAGGTAATACAAAGTTTCTAGCTGCtcattctctttctctgtctgtaTGTCTAAGCACTGCAGAATAACTTTGTCTATAAAGATTAAAAGCCTGAAAGTTCATGCTTGGCTGAGACATTGAAATGTAAACAGTTTGTGATTCATCAATGTTAAAAGGAGAAAATTAGAATAAAGTGACTCTTGGCTGTGGGAAAATTTAGTACTGAATGATTATATTAGGGGATATTCCTGTCTGTAGATGGCAGTATGGTACTTCCTGCATTAACATAGTATTTAGCTGTGCAGCTCTGTAAAACAAAGAGGGGTTGTAGCACTGTCCTCGCTAGTATTGTATGCTCAGGAATCTAAGTAATCTAGGCCAGGTGGAAAGCAATAAAGCTTTGCAGCATCTGATAAGTGGTTCTTAATGCTAATGGAGTCTAGAATTGGAGCCTTCATTTGGACCGAGCTGTACCTCAAGGTTTCTCAAAAgcaggcaagatttttttttctactgagaGATTGAGTGCCATTTTCAGACTAGAAACATACCCTACCATGCAGGCTACTAAAAGCCGGCTGACTGACATAATCAACAATATAAAGCAGTAATGAAGCCAGTGGGAAAATTTAGAAGCATCACAAGCATTGCCCTCACTTTGTCACCTTCATGCCCAAGTACAGATCATAGAGACATTAGCTGCGGTACAGTTCAGAGCAGCAGTCATATGAATGAATTAAAAAGCCCTCAGATTAACAAGGAGTACAAAAATATAATGATAATTAAACACCCTGTTGCTTTATAAGACACTAATGAAAGGCCTATTAAAGCAATGGGAATCACATCAGAATTGAATCCAGATTCTGGAAAGCTGCATTAATGCATTTGTGATAAGGGTTTGTTATTTATCTGAGTTTTTTCTCCATCAGTAGCCTATCCTCAGTACAAAGAAAACTCCCATGCTTTTATTTGAGTTAGTCATGAGGTATCTATGCAGTAAAAGaagttaataaaatatttgtggTGATAAGATGGGATTCACTTCAATTATTTCTATACaggaacagatcctcagctagggtACATCTGTGTAGGCTTTAGTGGTGCTTTGACGATTTACCCTAGCTGAGGATCAGGTCCATAGGTTAGACTTACTTTTCGGTAGGCAATTTTGTTAACGGTATGGTGAAAATAAAGGGGGCCTGAAGAAATGTTCTCATTCAAACTGCATATCTACAGCATACAAAGATTGCCActgctttttcttttactttctttttatttttaacaccaGTCTGTGAGGTAGACAAAATCCCTGCTCTGTACAAAGCATTATCTTTTGCTGAGCGACATTAACAGAAAATGGAATAGAAAAGGATTTCTTCATATTTCTAAGACAACAGAGACAATGGTGGGGGGGTTAATATCTTGTTAAAGATTTGAATGTCTTCTGTGAAAGCTATTTGAGTGaattaattttgaatttaaattaGGCAATAGAAGACGTGTGTGTGATTTTACTTTGGAACTTGAAGGTTGTTTTCTCAGCACCtgttggggcctgatccagagcccactgaaatcaatgggagtttttctattaaattcagGCCCCCTTGCCAGATTAaattctgggagctggggaatgctgaTCAATCAACACCGCTTCCCACCAgctttgcctcaggccctgtGAGCTGAAAGCATCCACCATTACCTGCTCAAGGGCCTTGCATTCTGTCACCTTCCCCCCAGCAGACACAGCTAGGCCTGTGGCAACCTCTGGAACCATCCAACCATTTGCCCAAGAGGGCTGTTAGAAAAGAATGGAAGACAATTCCTTTggcagggatgggggcagggaaatgTAGGTATTCTCTTTCACTGTGCTTCTAGCCTGTGTGGACTGATGTCCAAGCACTCCTTCCCCCCAATGGGGCAGAAAAGCACATTGCCTCTGGAGTATTCCTCACCCCTGAAATTATTTCGAGGCAATTCTGTGAATATTAATATAATGAGACATTAGCAGAAGATGGGATTATGGTATTGATTTTGTTTAAATCTGCAGTCCTGCTCCTTTAGACTTAATTTTGTTTGTGTCCTGTCAATGAACACCGAACTGGGAAAACTTTAACAACACATCGTACAAAGTCTTGTACATTCACTTGCAAATAGCATTTCCTTTAAACGTTGAAATTAATGCTCTCATTACTTAAGCAAAATATGAACGATTTTGTTAATGAACCTATATAAGTATTGAAACAAGAAAGGAGTTAACTCGACTGGCCTTTGTGTTGGATTTTATTACGTAAAGGGAAtcatatttttaagaaaagtaaAGAGAACCAAATTAACTGTTGGTCTGCAGTTCTAATAGATAGTTTTAAACAGTCAGATTTGGTCCTAATAATGAAAGACTCTGTCTCTTATATACAGAATGGCCTCATTTCCATTTAAGAATGTGAATTGGATACAAGTGAGTGACTCAAGACCGGATAATTTGAAGTTTTCAGTTAGTTCTATTAGCCAGTggagagactaaaaaaaaaactaaaaaaaaaaccttaaaaaaaaaactttaaaaaaattaaagaaaagctTCTTATAGCACCACAGTACTTTAGTTGTCATGCTATTTACCCTTTTTCCAACCTCAGAGTTGAATGGCATGTTTGAGATTAATGCAACTGTTGCTTCATGCATTCACTGACTTTGCAGAAAGCGGTAGGCAGAGCTGAGTCCTGTTACATTAAAAACTCAAATGCtctagtgtttaaaaataaagaataaatgtttCCAAATTGTGAACAAATGTGCTTTATCCCGGCACAGTAGTTATTGCAATGCATCAGTTTACAAACAAAAAGTTCTCTGAAGCATGACTAGAAAAGGAACAAGATTATTTATTCAGTTTTTCCTCCCAAATTTCAGGTTGCTGGGATAAATGGGTCTCTAATCAGAATTGTCTCTGGTTTTGTTTCTGCAAAACCAAGATATCACTCAGTTATTATGAAACAAATTTAGTTTGACCATCCTCATTTGATACAGAATTGAACTATCACTGAAAACATGTATATGGACCCACCAAAGCTTTAAaatttggctcctggcccatctGTGCAAATAAAACCTGGTTTGGGTTTTGCAAAGCTAAAAAATGGTCCTTGATTCTGTGTTACTGCTTGGATTGGTCTAACTCAGTGCTCTTTATTATTTTTGAAGT
This region includes:
- the PCDH11X gene encoding protocadherin-11 X-linked isoform X2, whose product is MDLLSGTYLLAVLLACIVFQSGAQEKNYTVREELPENVLIGNLLKDLNLTLDPDVPLTSPLQFKLVYKTGDVPLVRVEENTGEIFTTANRIDREKLCSGIFSENRCFYEVEVAVLPDEVFRLVKIRFLIEDINDNAPLFPSTVINISIPENTAINSRYSVPSAIDPDIGVNGIQHYELLKPKTAPKRTFGSITNDQGQNVFGLDIIETPEGDKWPQLIVQQILDREQKDTYVMKIKVEDGGTPPRSSTAILQVTVTDVNDNRPVFKENDIEVSIPENAPVGTSVSQLHATDADLGSNAQIHFFFSNQISSLAKRLFALDNTTGLITIKEPLDREESPIHKLTVLASDGSSIPSRATVTVNITDINDNVPSIDTRYIINPVNGTVLLSEKAPLNTKIALITVMDKDADLNGKVTCFTDHDVPFRLKPVFDNQFLLETATFLDYEATREYAIKIVASDSGKPPLNQSAMLLIKIKDENDNAPVFTQPVIGLSIPENNAPGTQLTKISATDADSGRNAEISYMLGSDAPPIFNLDRRTGVLTAVRKLDREKQDRYSFTVLAKDNGMPPLQTNATVTLSVLDQNDNSPAFTHNEYNFYVPENLPMYGTVGLITVTDADSGENAAVTLSILNGRENFIIDPLTGVIRPNITFDREQQGSYTFQVKAVDGGRVQRSSTAKVTINVVDVNDNRPVFVIPSSNYSYDLIPTATNPGSVVTKVFAVDNDTGMNAELRYSIIGGNSRGLFTIDQLTGNITLKEKVITADHGLHRLVIKVNDLGQPESLYTIALVHLFVNETITNGSYVQELVRRNMETPVGQNVGDGEITPQTNDYVKIIIAIIAGTMTVILVIFVTALVRCRQTPRHKVVQKSKQSGEWVSPNQENRQIKKKKKKKKRSPKSLLLNFVTIEESKPDDPAHEHINGTLDIPVELEEQTMGKYNWATTPTTFKPDSPDLAKHYKSASPQPTFQIKPETPVPPKKHHVIQELPLDNTFVVGCDSLSKCSSSSSDPYSVSECSCQGGFKTPGPIHTRQL
- the PCDH11X gene encoding protocadherin-11 X-linked isoform X1, producing the protein MDLLSGTYLLAVLLACIVFQSGAQEKNYTVREELPENVLIGNLLKDLNLTLDPDVPLTSPLQFKLVYKTGDVPLVRVEENTGEIFTTANRIDREKLCSGIFSENRCFYEVEVAVLPDEVFRLVKIRFLIEDINDNAPLFPSTVINISIPENTAINSRYSVPSAIDPDIGVNGIQHYELLKPKTAPKRTFGSITNDQGQNVFGLDIIETPEGDKWPQLIVQQILDREQKDTYVMKIKVEDGGTPPRSSTAILQVTVTDVNDNRPVFKENDIEVSIPENAPVGTSVSQLHATDADLGSNAQIHFFFSNQISSLAKRLFALDNTTGLITIKEPLDREESPIHKLTVLASDGSSIPSRATVTVNITDINDNVPSIDTRYIINPVNGTVLLSEKAPLNTKIALITVMDKDADLNGKVTCFTDHDVPFRLKPVFDNQFLLETATFLDYEATREYAIKIVASDSGKPPLNQSAMLLIKIKDENDNAPVFTQPVIGLSIPENNAPGTQLTKISATDADSGRNAEISYMLGSDAPPIFNLDRRTGVLTAVRKLDREKQDRYSFTVLAKDNGMPPLQTNATVTLSVLDQNDNSPAFTHNEYNFYVPENLPMYGTVGLITVTDADSGENAAVTLSILNGRENFIIDPLTGVIRPNITFDREQQGSYTFQVKAVDGGRVQRSSTAKVTINVVDVNDNRPVFVIPSSNYSYDLIPTATNPGSVVTKVFAVDNDTGMNAELRYSIIGGNSRGLFTIDQLTGNITLKEKVITADHGLHRLVIKVNDLGQPESLYTIALVHLFVNETITNGSYVQELVRRNMETPVGQNVGDGEITPQTNDYVKIIIAIIAGTMTVILVIFVTALVRCRQTPRHKVVQKSKQSGEWVSPNQENRQIKKKKKKKKRSPKSLLLNFVTIEESKPDDPAHEHINGTLDIPVELEEQTMGKYNWATTPTTFKPDSPDLAKHYKSASPQPTFQIKPETPVPPKKHHVIQELPLDNTFVVGCDSLSKCSSSSSDPYSVSECSCQGGFKTPGPIHTRQHTKEMGRPQSPLKETSLESWTQPQSQRRVTFHLPDGSQESCSDSGLGDHEPSSSASTSHPLPLGFPQEEYYEQASPNSRTEGDGNSDPESTIEVNLQKALAEASETCTQECLILGHSDNCWMPPSLTQYQQSNPPLPSFGFQQGWGRGTIPEGRHALARPMPKDDTDKSQGGPRPQFYNTCERHCTTEDPVKVIPLANFTPSQQAAVSGSNTFIHEHQL